A stretch of the Mycobacteroides immunogenum genome encodes the following:
- a CDS encoding sensor domain-containing protein, whose translation MRSMAGALLVALGIVAPATAGAEPSPHVPPSAIDRLMLTQREAERVMGVGLPNTQHQSATFALDTDRPDCGSVVLASVSSYDRAPYTAAHSQALWDHPGWFTLVDQSVAVFSSDDEARDFARSEADRWRKCEHQTVDVSELAIDGSTLQSTADVRDVTQVDNVLAVGYTRNDSAHASCQHVLLGERNVAIDIRTCSTVSKSDGERAFELMKIAGPRVWEV comes from the coding sequence ATGCGTTCGATGGCGGGGGCCCTGCTGGTGGCGTTGGGCATCGTGGCCCCGGCCACGGCCGGCGCCGAACCCTCGCCCCACGTGCCGCCGTCGGCCATCGACCGCCTCATGCTCACCCAACGGGAAGCCGAGCGGGTGATGGGTGTTGGCCTGCCCAATACGCAACACCAGAGCGCCACTTTCGCCCTGGACACCGATAGGCCGGACTGTGGAAGTGTGGTGCTGGCCTCGGTGTCGAGCTACGACCGGGCGCCCTACACGGCCGCACACTCGCAGGCGCTTTGGGATCACCCGGGCTGGTTCACCTTGGTGGATCAGAGTGTGGCGGTCTTCAGCTCTGATGACGAGGCCCGCGACTTCGCGCGTAGCGAGGCCGATCGCTGGCGCAAGTGCGAGCACCAGACGGTCGATGTCTCCGAGCTGGCGATCGACGGCTCTACGCTGCAATCGACCGCGGACGTCCGAGACGTAACCCAGGTCGACAACGTGCTGGCCGTCGGCTATACCCGTAACGATTCGGCACACGCGTCGTGCCAGCATGTACTGCTCGGCGAACGCAATGTCGCCATCGATATCCGCACGTGTTCAACGGTTTCCAAGAGTGATGGGGAGCGTGCGTTCGAGTTGATGAAGATCGCCGGTCCGCGAGTATGGGAGGTATAG